A genomic window from Anticarsia gemmatalis isolate Benzon Research Colony breed Stoneville strain chromosome 24, ilAntGemm2 primary, whole genome shotgun sequence includes:
- the LOC142983675 gene encoding uncharacterized protein LOC142983675: protein MSYLSYTLCLLVLPILQKIHALVPTDEEEELKALLASDVFTTLYVGDQERYTTELFYYDNYRAYFMEDESLGDYYSFARTELRCTAQYLKCIGNLEVYSKVCGYNRYLDYRNFGQYCHVYLDNCFNNHRHLRINQQGGCGISAIYGYAYMVYKQPELKHRMKNEEG, encoded by the exons ATGTCATATTTATCCTACACGTTATGTTTACTAGTGCTGCCGATTTTACAAAAGATTCATGCGCTTGTTCCAACAG ACGAAGAAGAAGAACTGAAAGCGTTGCTAGCTTCAGACGTTTTCACCACCTTGTATGTGGGCGACCAGGAACGTTATACAACGGAACTCTTTTATTATGACAACTATCGTGCCTATTTCATGGAAGACGAATCTTTAGGTGATTACTACTCATTCGCGAGGACTGAACTAAGATGCACAGCACAATATCTAAAGTGTATTGGGAATTT GGAGGTTTACAGTAAAGTGTGCGGATATAACAGATATCTTGATTATAGAAATTTCGGACAGTATTGCCACGTTTACCTTGACAATTGCTTCAATAATCATA gaCATCTGAGGATAAATCAACAGGGAGGTTGTGGTATTTCAGCGATATATGGATACGCATACATGGTTTACAAGCAACCCGAGCTGAAACACAGAATGAAGAACGAAGAGggatga